The genome window TGTTGTTGCTGCTCCAAGTTGCTATTGTATGCCCATCCACTGTGTGTCGGCCCTGCTACGTGACATTAATTGAACAATTAGAACTTCCTTCTTCTCTGGTGATTTATAATTCTTTCAGACAGTCTTCAAGCTCCTGAACCAACCTGCCTTTTTTTTCCTGCAGAGTGTCTATGTAACCTGAAATCTCTCTTGGTATTCTGCGCCTGTACATTGATCAGCCATCGGTGCTCTGTATGAAGCAAGCAGTACATACTTCTGCAGACGTTGTATCTCCTTGCTTTGGGAGCATGAAATAAACAGAACGCTTGTGTACGACTGTTGGACATATTGTTTTGTTGCTGCAGTGAGATTCTCGTTTACAGAATTGACATATGACACCTGAATGCATTCCGTTCGTTCGACATTTGCCTGTTGAAACCATAAGAGCATGTTTGGGTAGAAGGATATGGATTCAAAACTAGGTTTAGCTTAAGTGACCGACCACATCCAAATATTCCTAAGGCCCTATCCAAACTGAAATGTTATAATCTCAAAAGATGTTAATAAGCACACGGTTCGTCTAGCAAAGATGAGATGGTCCACTGGTGGCTATTCTCAATGGCGATCTTGGTCTCAAAGTAATCAGCCACCTTCATGCACACACCAAGGAAGGAGTCACCGGATGAAGCTCGTCGTGGTCATTGTCAGCGGGCGGCCTAGCACTAGGATGAACGATGGAGGAGTGAGCTGTACTCGTCGACGCCGAATCGGAAAATGAAAGATAGTCACTATTGGGCACTAGTATgtatgcacgttttaacattatgGGGTGATTTTTGGTAGGAAAAAACATAGATTTGCTGATTAATTCGAAGAAAAAATATTCTTGATTTATAGAtgccgaaataaattatattatAAAGAAAGTCGGAATTAATATATGCAATCCCCACAATTTGTTAACAAAGAATCCCGCAAAAAATGTTAATAAAGAAAAGAATTAAAAAATGTAATTTAATTTCACTTTATGTTTCTCCTTCGAAACCACTTTTTTAGGCTCAACTCGTTGCCAATCTCAAGCTACAACATGTCTGTCCCAAGAGGAATTAGTTTGGCCCACATCTCTTGAGAAGTATCTGGCGGTTCATTCTAGAACATTGGTGGATGCAACAATCATGCACTGTTCACTACGAATCCCGCTACTTTCAGCCGTTGGATTTAGGACATAAATGGTTAGGATTGATGGTCAGCTCCTATTTAAAACTCGTAAACTATATAGTAGTATAGATATCGAAGGAATGCTTTAAACTCATCGGTTTTGAGACGAGGAGGAACTCTCTCAAGGAAGGCAGCTAGGTTGAATTGATTTCCCAATGTCGCTCATCCCTAAGGCGCATTCACTCAGGATGTGATCCTTCAGTGAGGGTGGACGCAAAATCCAACACAAGACGAGAAGATGCAATGTTGCATCGTTTGCTAGCTTCACTACACGGGCGACTCAATGCATGATATCCTTCAAATTTCGAGCATATGTAGAGAGAGAAAATGCATCATATGTCAGACAAGTAGGTATGGCTTTACTCACCCAGCAATTTTTTTCTGCAGTGGATATTTATTCATCTTAATTGTCCTGGTACAGCTTCGGTGGGTAGAAAGATTTGTAGGCACCATAAAGTGGGTGGAGAGATGGGAGGTCAGGTCAGGTCCTCTCTACAGCTTGGCATCCCCAGTCTCCAATGTGTCTGTCTGCCTAGGTGTTTGTTGAACTTAGTACTGAACAAGGGGAAATTGTTGTTCTCGTTGTAGTACAATTTGATGGGAAGACATTGCAGTTTAGTTTCTGCTGGTTTGGCAGATTGTGCTACTCCGTTGAAGCCAATTATAAATATCAATAAGTTCCCATGGTTTCAAGCATACCCTAAGATTCTACTTAGTTTGAGCTGCAGTTGAAGTACTTGAGAGTTGAGACTAGCTTGAATCTGATTATGGTTATCACTAGCCAAGCTTAGCTGATGTTGATAATCCATCCGATTCAAATGTATCAGCACTACATACGACAACCATGGTCTGCCAGGTCAACACAAGATACAGCCAGTGAACTCTAGGattgtttttttttgtttgttttgaTAATTCTTATTAGAGATGAAGGCAACCTTACATCAGAAATTTGCTTTGGCACATGGGAACGCGCGCTCCTGCCATTGGAAAAAGTATTTCAAAGTGTAAAAAAATTTGGTGCATACATCTTGACATTATATGTGTGCACGTCAAATTTCGGAGAAAACCGATATTTTTTGTGGCTTGTGTAAAAAGACAAAAAAAATGTCTTTTGAAAAGCACTTTTTAACACCggattttgtctttttcataaGCGACCCATAACTTGTCTGTTTTTCGCAAAACGACTTTGTGAGCATGTACAATACCGAGATGTATAATGCGCCAAATttttgtttgaatttttttgacaTTTCAAAATAGGTTTAAAACACATTTTAAAAACTATGTCCTTCTCCCTCTGTGAGCACACTTGGCTTCACAACATCACTGAAGCTGCTCCCCATTCCACCAACTCCACCACGAGTCAGCCGCCGCCTCCTCTTCTCATCTGAGCGATTGAGCCGCCGCCGGCGCCCGGCGCCACCGCATTTCTCCCCCACCAGGCAGCCCCTCCGTCCTCGCCTTCTCACCGGCCGCCGACCGTCGCGCCGTCGCTAGTCTCGCCACATCGCCAAGCAACTCAGCAGCGACCGTCGGTCCATCCCGGCATCTCGGCGCTCGGCGGCGCGCGTCTTCTCCACTTTGCCACAACGTCTTCCACTGAGCACTCAAGTCAACGTAGTAAGCCCCCATCTCCCATTCTTTGTCTGATTTTTTTTGTTTCATTCTTCGTTTGCTACTATTCTGTATGACTATATGTACATGGTAAGTTGGATCTTGGGTGCACTGTTCTTTAGTATATTTGCTACTGATTTTATTCGATGCAACTGCAAGTATAGAAGAATTTTGCGTTGTTATGCTGTCAAAAAATTTCTTAAAAATATGCATGCTGTCAATGTGTTCTGAAAGTGCATTTTCTGTGCATGGTACATGATTCGGTTAAAACCAAAAACTGAACCGAAAAATCGGTTAACCGGAATTTCAGTTAGCTGAATTTTAGTGTCAAATTCGGTTTCCACTTTTCCGAACCGAATTCACAAAAAAAACGCCCAGAGGCCTGGAGAGAAGATGTAATGGTTAGCCAGTTTGTCATATTTATTTCTTCGGCATTGTTTCTCTTTCCATTCCATACACCGCATATATGTTTGGTCTTTGCTGTATATTTAGCCAGCAGGAAGTGGTGTCATAAACAAAACATTGGATACTTCCTTGTTGAACATGCCTAGTTAAAGCTAAAAAGGAAGTGTATTATTTAATCAGGTGTTTTGCTATTTTCAAAATTTCACACTGAATCATCCAACTTATACTCATCAGGTGGTCCGAGGCACAAGGAATCTAGCATGCGATGGAGCATTTGGTCGAATTATACAGCGGGTGGGAAATCCAACTTCTTGTACTGCTCAGCTTCACATTGCAGTCGTTCCTCTTCTTTGCTGGCAGACTGCGGCGCCGAAGCAGCAACAGCTTTCTCAGGCTCTGCCTCTGGGCAGTTTATTTGGGGGCAGACCTGGTAGCAGTGTATGCACTGGGCTATCTCTCTAAGCGCCAGGATGTCACCATTGAAACGAACATACTTACAAGAACCCAACCACTAGCTTTCTTTTGGGCACCATTCCTCCTCATCCATCTTGGTGGGCAGGATACCATCACTGCTTTCGCCATGGAGGACAACAACTTGTGGTTGAGGCATCTGTTGAATCTGGTGATGCAAGTTGCCCTAGCTTTATATGTTTTTTGGAAGTCCATTGGTAAACACAGTGCAGACCTTCTGCTTGCGGGTAGCTTTGTGTTTGTTACTGGAATTATCAAGTATGGAGAAAGAACATGGTCTCTCAAGTGTGGCAGCCTTCAAAGTCTCGAGAGCTCAGATGCACTGCGTTACAAAATGGAACTGCCTGAAGGAATCGCTGGTGATGTTGGCGTTGTTCGTGCTGCTCTGGATTCCATGCCATTTGTCCTTGATGTCATGGCCGAACGCAACTTGCTTGATCTCGGCCGAGAATATATGAACAAAATAGATGACCCTGAGCAAATGATACGGATGGTGAGGCTTCAGCTTGGCATGATATACGACGATCTCTACACTAAGTCTCTTGTGCTCAGAACACGGAGTGGAGTTATACTTAGATGCATCTCTCAGGCCTCGGTAATAGTTGCCTTTGTGCTCTTCCATGCAAGTAGCAGAGACAATTATAGCAAAGCTGACATTGCCATCACCTATTCGCTATTTGTGGGTTGTTTTTTCTTTGAAGTCAGTTCAACGTTTGTTTCCATGTTGTCACCTTGGACATGGGCATGGTTGAAGGTTAGAAGGTGTGATGCACTCGCCAGTTTGTGGGTTTTCTTTTGCTCTGACATCGGATATCCAAGGACGATGAAGCAGCAGCGGTGGCCAAATTTGATTGGACAGTACAACTTACATAGCTGGTTGACTGACAGCGGCCCGAAGCAAAGCATAATAATGGTTGTGTTCAGAAAGTTGTTTGTGGATTTGTTGGGTGTCAAAAAGAAGAAAATATTTTGGATGAGCAAGCTATTAGACACCGGTTACGTGGATGTGGGTAGCAAGATTGTGGAGTGTGTTGCAGAAGAGATTAGTCTCTTGACATTTGATTCCGATATTGATAAACCCAATGAATGGCCAAAAATTGGTTCCTTGTTGAAAGAGGCATCAGAACTTTTTGCTAATGATTTTGGTATGGCAATTATCTGGATGCATGCAGTTACTGAGTTGCTTTTGAAAAAATGTGAATCTTCCCATTCAGATATAGAGTTTCATGGTACAAGTGAATTTGGTTTGATGATTTTGGTATGTCGGAAGCTATCCAAGTACATAATGTACCTTTTCATTCACCACCCTTCCATGCTGCCGCTCTCTATCAGCCCAGCACCTACCCTGGCTCAGGCTCACGAAGTATATGATGATTTCACCAAGGATAGTGTTGAGTTGGAGGTAAGCAAGGAAACAGTGGAGGAGGTAGCACGCATGTGGACGCGGCTACTTGTTTACGCTGCTGGCAAGTCCAAGGCGGCGCCGCATGTTGCGCTGCTGAGCAGAGGAGGAGAGCTCATCACATTCGCATGGCTAATCATGGCCCACTGCGGGTTTGGGGATACCCGCGTTAGAAGACTTCAACTTACCAATATTGATGCCCACATAGTGAGAGAATTAGATTTTACACCGCGACACCTCTTCAATCTTCCCATGGAAGATCAGATATCGGACTCTGCTAATCGGTAAGTGCGTTTGACCACTTTAATTTTTTATTCCTTAAACTAGCTAGATCAGAAAAGATTGCTCCATGGATCTTTATTTTTTTTTTGTTTCGTTTTTATTTTGAAAAGCAGGTCAAAATTGGATGATGAGAACGCGAATGGGATGACGACTAAGTCAGATCGCTTCGTGGTTGGTAGCCGTAGCTTTCCATGAGGGTCCGTCCATATGTGGTTTCCTTATGTGCTTGTTTATTCTCAGTAAGGTTCATCTTGCTTGGTCGTGCTATTTTCTGCTTATTGTGTCTGTTTATGTAATTTTAAATTGTGGAGTTCATTCAGCGGACTTTTGTGCTATTCGCTGAATTATGATGTCACATTGTGGAATTTGCGAGATTATAAGGAATTAGAAAAAATGCACCTCACATTGTGGAATTTTATTAGAAAACAAATACACTTATATAAATGAACGACTGGAGTATAAGTACCAATTAATTCCCATGATTTGGATTGTAAGATTCCATCTAGTTTGAGCTACAATTATCAGACTTTATACTAGCTTGAATTAGATCGTGGGCCAGTACTACATAGGACAGCCTTGGTATAAGAGGTCAACACAATACATCTAGTGGGTTCACTCTAATGTCCTTAGGATTTTTTGTGTTTGAATAATTCTAGTTTGAGATAAAGGCTGCACAACATGTCCTCTCCATGTGCGAGCAAGGCATGGATACCCAAGATATTAGCTGTGCTAAACTAACACTCTGTACAACCTTGTGAAATCTGAATATACGAGTGCATGAAGATTTATCTGTCAGTTTTATCTTATGGCTATGGTCCACTTTGTTGTCCTCTTGCAGTTGATTGTTCTGCACAGACAAATCCATGTTTTGGGATGTTCCAGGGCTCCTTGTTAGAATATTTCCATGTCTAGTTCATCATTTCTTCCATTTTGGGTTTAACGAAATGGCGTTCCTTAATAGTGATGATGAGAACTACGACAAGATTGCGCTACCGAGATTCGTTGGTCACTCCAAGTTGTGTATGAACTTGTTTGTTTATGATAACTTAAATAGATAATGGTGTGGGTATAGGCATATGACTTCATACCTATCATTAACGATGACACATTTTCTCTCATGTCATTGCGGTGTTTGGCCATTAGTCCTTCAGAAAAAAATGGGCTATTATTCTATTTGTTTCTTTTCACTATTGACATGTGGCTTACATTACTAAATAGATTAAGAGGTTTAAGTGTAATAAGGATGAGGACTCCATTGTGTATGATGTTTTCTTATTATCATTTATCTGCACTCACAAACCATGTTAGAACACAAGGTGTCGTTGTTGATCCCAGTTGCTATTTTATGTTCATCTGTTGTGACTTGACGACATGAAGTGAAGAATGAAAACCCCCACCTCTGGTTATTTATAATCTTGCAGTCTCTCTTTAATCTTTTGAACGACCTGCCTTTTTCCTGCAGAGTTTCTATGGAGCTCTCCTGGTATTCTGCATTTGTTGCTCGATCAGTCAATGATGCTCTTCATGAAGCACACACTATATACTTATGCAAACATTGTATTTTTCTTGCTTTGGAAGTGTgaattttttttagaatgctTGTGTGTGATTGTTGGACTGATTGTTTTGTTGTTGTTGCAGTGGATTCTCATTTAGAAAGTTGACGTGTATGACGTGCTTGGATGCATTTTGTTCTTTCCATATTGTCCTATTGGAAGCATAAGAGCATGTTTGGGTTGGAGGAGATATAGATTCAAATCCAGGTTTCGCTTATGCGACCTACCTCATCCAACTACTAAGAGCAAATTCTGTACCAATTTTCCATATTTGCGGT of Triticum urartu cultivar G1812 unplaced genomic scaffold, Tu2.1 TuUngrouped_contig_5942, whole genome shotgun sequence contains these proteins:
- the LOC125529908 gene encoding uncharacterized protein LOC125529908 isoform X1, whose amino-acid sequence is MEHLVELYSGWEIQLLVLLSFTLQSFLFFAGRLRRRSSNSFLRLCLWAVYLGADLVAVYALGYLSKRQDVTIETNILTRTQPLAFFWAPFLLIHLGGQDTITAFAMEDNNLWLRHLLNLVMQVALALYVFWKSIGKHSADLLLAGSFVFVTGIIKYGERTWSLKCGSLQSLESSDALRYKMELPEGIAGDVGVVRAALDSMPFVLDVMAERNLLDLGREYMNKIDDPEQMIRMVRLQLGMIYDDLYTKSLVLRTRSGVILRCISQASVIVAFVLFHASSRDNYSKADIAITYSLFVGCFFFEVSSTFVSMLSPWTWAWLKVRRCDALASLWVFFCSDIGYPRTMKQQRWPNLIGQYNLHSWLTDSGPKQSIIMVVFRKLFVDLLGVKKKKIFWMSKLLDTGYVDVGSKIVECVAEEISLLTFDSDIDKPNEWPKIGSLLKEASELFANDFGMAIIWMHAVTELLLKKCESSHSDIEFHGTSEFGLMILVCRKLSKYIMYLFIHHPSMLPLSISPAPTLAQAHEVYDDFTKDSVELEVSKETVEEVARMWTRLLVYAAGKSKAAPHVALLSRGGELITFAWLIMAHCGFGDTRVRRLQLTNIDAHIVRELDFTPRHLFNLPMEDQISDSANRRSKLDDENANGMTTKSDRFVVGSRSFP
- the LOC125529908 gene encoding uncharacterized protein LOC125529908 isoform X2; translation: MEHLVELYSGWEIQLLVLLSFTLQSFLFFAGRLRRRSSNSFLRLCLWAVYLGADLVAVYALGYLSKRQDVTIETNILTRTQPLAFFWAPFLLIHLGGQDTITAFAMEDNNLWLRHLLNLVMQVALALYVFWKSIGKHSADLLLAGSFVFVTGIIKYGERTWSLKCGSLQSLESSDALRYKMELPEGIAGDVGVVRAALDSMPFVLDVMAERNLLDLGREYMNKIDDPEQMIRMVRLQLGMIYDDLYTKSLVLRTRSGVILRCISQASVIVAFVLFHASSRDNYSKADIAITYSLFVGCFFFEVSSTFVSMLSPWTWAWLKVRRCDALASLWVFFCSDIGYPRTMKQQRWPNLIGQYNLHSWLTDSGPKQSIIMVVFRKLFVDLLGVKKKKIFWMSKLLDTGYVDVGSKIVECVAEEISLLTFDSDIDKPNEWPKIGSLLKEASELFANDFGMAIIWMHAVTELLLKKCESSHSDIEFHGTSEFGLMILVCRKLSKYIMYLFIHHPSMLPLSISPAPTLAQAHEVYDDFTKDSVELEVSKETVEEVARMWTRLLVYAAGKSKAAPHVALLSRGGELITFAWLIMAHCGFGDTRVRRLQLTNIDAHIVRELDFTPRHLFNLPMEDQISDSANRSKLDDENANGMTTKSDRFVVGSRSFP